GGAATTGTCTGTATTGGCGGATAGCTCACCCTGTTGGACTTGCACGTTTGGTTTCGCTGCAGGTCTATAAGATGTTACCAGTCATGCTACTTGCTGTGTGCCTGGGCGCAGCCGGGGGGGATTACCTGGAGGACGACTGGATCGATCCCACTGACATGCTGAACTATGACGCAAGTTCAGGGAAGATGAGGAATCGGCAACAGGTACAGAAGCAGAATTACTACGTGGTGATAATGGTCCCCTGTATAATTACATCTTGCTGATTGCACAGGGGCCCCCAAGTGCCGGCTTACACTGTACTGAAAGCTCCTGATAATGGTCCCCTGTATAATTACATCTTGCTGATTGCACTGGGCCCCCAAGTGCCGACTTACACTGTACTGAAAGCTCCTGATAATGGTCCCCTGTATAATTACATCTTGCTGATTGCACAGGGGCCCCCAAGTGCCGGCTTACACTGTACTGAAAGCTCCTGATAATGGTCCCCTGTTTAATTACATCTTGCTGATTGCACAGGGGCCCCCAAGTGCCGGCTTACACTGTACTAAAAGCTCCTGATAATGGTCCCCTGTATAATTACATCTTGCTGATTGCACTGGGCCCTCAAGTGCCGGCTTACACTGTACTGAAAGCTCCTGATAATGGTCCCCTTTATAATTAAATCTTGCTGATTACACAGGGGCCCCCAAGTGCCGACTTACACTGTACTGAAGGCTCCTGATAATGGTCCCCTGTATAATTACATCTTGCTGATTGCACAGGGGCCCCCAAGTGCCGACTTACACTGTACTGAAAGCTCCTGATAATGGTCCCCTGTATAATTACATCTTGCTGATTGCACTGGGCCCTCAAGTGCCGGCTTACACTGTACTGAAAGCTCCTGATAATGGTCCCCTGTAAAATTAAATCTTGCTGATTGCACAGGGGCCCCCAAGTGCCGACTTACACTGTACTGAAGGCTCCTGATAATGGTCCCCTGTATAATTACATCTTGCTGGTTGCACGGGGCCCTCAAGTGCCGGCTTACACTGTACTGAACTCTCCTGATAATGGTCCCCTGTATAATTACATCTTGCTGATTGCACAGGGCCCTCAAGTGCCGGCTTACACTGTACTGAACTCTCCTGATAATGGTCCCCTGTATAATTACATCTTGCTGATTGCACAGGGCCCTCAAGTGCCGGCTTACACTGTACTGAACTCTCCTGATAATGGTCCCCTGTATAATTACATCTTGCTGATTGCACGGGGCCCTCAAGTGCCGGCTTACACTGTACTGAAAGCTCCTGATAATGGTCCCCTGTATAATTACATCTTGCTGATTGCACGGGGCCCTCAAGTGCCGGCTTACACTGTACTGAACGCTCCTGATAATGGTCCCCTGTATAATTACATCTTGCTGATTGCACGGGGCCCTCAAGTGCCGACTTACATTGTACTGAAAGCTCCTGATAATGGTCCCCTGTATAATTACATCTTGCTGATTGCACAGGGTGAATAAAGAATCTGATTCCCTCTGCAGGCGCAAGTGGAGCAGCCTGTGGTGATAGATGATGTACAGCAGGTGGCGCAGTCAGTCTGCCTGGCGCAGAGGGAGGAATGTGAGAAGACGGTGGAGCATCTTAAACAGGAGGTGAGGGTATAGCCTGTGCTGTATCGAGGGGCTCCTCAGTAGTATGAATTCGTTTCCTTTCACTCTTTTCCCAAGAAAGTAAATCATTTTGTTAGAAACAAAACCCACAAAACAAGACAcatacactattattattatcatcatcatgtacagtatttgtataacgctgcacatatacatacacacacatatatatatacacgcatattattataattattattatcatcatcatgtacagtatttgtataacgctgcacatatacatacacacgtatatattcgcacattattattattattatcatcatgtacagtatttgtatagcgctgcacatatacatacacacgtatatattcgcacattattattattataattattatcatcatCTACAGTATAGATAATAAATAAGGCCCATGAGACACACATTTGTACAGTTtggcacaaactacacacacactctgcttttaGTGGCTTCACGCGGGGTGGTGATGTGGTGGCTTTGTTTGATGTGCTCTACAAAAATGTTTTATACGAGATCCGGTGCGTCTTGTACATACACAGATATCACAATACCAGGTGAAGGAGAAGTCAAAGACGGCTCATGTCAGCAGCAGCCCTGTGTTTAAACGATATCTGCGCAGGATCTTGAGTGAGGTTGAACATTTAGGACTTGTGAGTATCGAACAAACATTTATCCCTCGCATTGGTTTAGTCCTTaatagggacattgtacactagatgtttctttgcataaatgttttgtagatgatccatttatacagcccatctggaagtgtttttgtaacaatgtatagttttgcttatttttattaacattattttcagacttctaaccaagccccaaagtatcagatgtagactgaagtctacagattcctgttggCTCCTGTttctgtaatgggtcttttcatatgcagggggggggtctATTCTTCCGGTTTTATCCACCTCTTTTACTGTGTGTCCCAGCTTAACGtcatcaacaaagctaaactgggagcttctaagtaagtttttaaaaggttttatactggacttttagatcagtatctgtgcatattcttctttatagtagtgtttattacatgcagttatatgaccatTAGGTTATACCGGTTTTTTAAACTCCATGAATTGCTTTATTAGACCTCGGAAACAAGAGCACAGTCACCATGACATGCAGCGAGTATACCAGTAGAAGCACATAGTACAGTGCCTGATTTGTCACATTGGGGAGTATTtaatatagagagagaaaaagatggaGCCAGCAGAGCTTGTATAAATGCGTCACACTGCTAACGTCAGTTGTCACTGTAGCTAAGGTATTTAGTCTGCAGACTTTGTAGTGCCATGGGCTGTATATATTGTACATAAACTAGAGTTATTTATCAGTGTCCGAGAGATCACTTAGGAGGGATTTGATTTGATGTTTGCCAAATGCTTCCCTTAAATTGCAAAACCACCTCCCTTGTATCCCTTTTTGGGTTCCAACAATGAAAGTAcaattataatttaaatcaatagttggaaaAGTGCTGAAATGTTTGCAAGCTACAGAGCATGTGAGTGAGTTAAAATGACCGTAACACCTTGAGATTTGATATTGAATATTTAGTTATGTgaaataatgaaacaactttggggtatattttcattatttattttgcccatttttcaTGTAAATAAGTAGAGCCTTCTATGTACTCTAGATTAAATTTCATAAACCTCAAAAACTGAAAGAAATCTGACCACAAAAACCTGGGTATATTCAAGAGCGCCTCAGTTTAGAAATAAACCCAAACCCATTAAAATCAGATCAACCACTCTAAATCAGTCTGGCCTGGATTGACTGATTTAGAGGATGGAAAACTTGACTGGTGAATCTGATTCTTAACAATAAAGGGTAAAAGAATTATacgaaagctttaaaaaaaaaaagaatatcaagaaCGGGTTTTGGAGAAATGACCCTGCTGTCCAAAGCAGATAAAGGAAGAAAGGGGGAAATACGTCATCACAGCATGAGAGGCTCAGTACTGACCTGAAACGCATAGCGGTAACCAGCAAGAATCGCAAAGAATCTGGTCCCAAGCGGCGTACAGTACTTGTACCACTCAGAGGCTgttagacacaatcaaacacaaaaTCAGCTTGTGTGCAATGTACGAGCGAGTAGGTTTTACACGGAGCATTATCCAGAGAAGTGTGAACAATAAAAAGACACAGAGAAGAGGGAACCAACAGAGAAAAGGCGGTACAGAAGGTAAATCCCTCCGTCTGGAGGACAAACTTCTGGCAGTACCGGTAACTGCTATTTGTTTGTTTGATAACAGACTACACGATACCGACTTTTAGATATTCGTATAGACCAGGCATAAAAATAAAGACTAGACTGCTTTAATATCTATTTTAGAGGTGTAATTAGGTACAAGCGAGTATCCCTCACATGTCGATCACTAAATAAGTTGTGCACAACTGTTACACAATAAAATGTTACTATTGGCCAacggtttattgtttttaaagaaacatttggaTGAAGTGTACACATGGTTTTATAAAATGATGTAAATACATAAAGGTTTACTGTCTATTTGTGTTGAATAATTTctctataaaggaagaaatgatGTGATATCACTATACATTAGTACCCAGTTATAACTTATATTGTTTTCCTTCTTTTGACGGGTTTGGATTTATTTCTAAACTGAGGCGCACTTGATGATACTCACATTTttgtattgaaaaataactgcagtaaaaatgataatttgttttaaaaatgttacgaCTAATATGTTGTTCTGTatcgtgtttactgtccctttaaaaacaaaatgtaacccCAACGCGTCGTGTGTCACATCTGACTGGGGTAGTAATTAGTAAAGGGGCTTCTGCAAGTGCCTTGTTGTGACCGCACTGTGTCTCCTGTCACCCTACTACACCCAGCCTGACGAGTCTCAGCCGGAGGTTCATTACGATGCTGAGCTGATTCTAACAAGGCAGATGCTGGCTGAGATCCAGAGGTTCCTTGAGGATGCTGACTGGACTGTGGGGGCTTTGGATGATGCTCTGAGCAAGACCTTTGTTCAGCTAAAGCAGCATGACTCGGAGGCATGGAGGTGGAAGTTTGAGGATTATGTTGGAGTGGAGCCATTCACGGCATTTATGGTAAGGAAAGGGTGAATGCTCCTACCAGGAAAGTGAGAACTTTAAAAACAGTCCTGGGAGTTGCCTTAATTGTCCAATGAGAAATCGTACAGTATGCAGCATTAAATTCCCTCTATCAACTTCAGTTTAAACCATTTCACCACTTTATAtgcaagaaatatatataaatatacatatatacatacacacatcaggggtgtaaaaatatcactatggtttactagttagGGGTTAAAAACTACTAAAACTTTTTATTTATGTCAGATTAAACAAACCTCCACGTTTGTATTCATGACAGGGGACACACAGGGTTATATTGTGTCAAACAATGGTAGAGGAGGTGCCAATTTATTCTGGCTGAGGGGGAGCTAAGTAGACACATTTGGTTGTTCTAGTAGTCAACatgagaaggattagggcataatacAAATTGTGTACAAAGTTAGAATACGTATTTGTTCGCCTCCTTTTGTAACTAAATCTATGTCTTGTGTCCTGATAATTTACATCTAAGTTTGTTGGAGAAaggctaaaaaataaaatgtatctgaAAAATCTATCGCAATCAGGAAACAATGTTCAGCAATTGCTCTCGTTATTAATGATGTAACCTCTGCTCAGTCTTTTTATCTAATTTTATATTTTAGAGCAAAGAATAATAATATTTCCCTTGCGCAGGCTCTCCTCTGTGTGCTGTGTATTGTTGTACTAATAGCCACTGAGCTGTGGACACACGTTGGGTGGGTTACGCAAATTGTCCGCCTGTTCACTCTGTGCATCTTCATCAGTTTTGGCATGAACTGGATGTACTTATACAAGGTAAGTGGTCTTGTGTGCGTGCAATCAATAAATGTATAACCGATACGTTATGTTAGAAAAAGTGTCTCCAAATGTTCCTGCCTCacagtttgtttataaaaaaagatTTCTGTTCTTCTGGTTGAGCCGCTCTTTGCTTTATGTTTTATTCCTTAAAGCAGAAAATGAAAGCGAATGTTCTATAGCGACATTCCTAACTTCCGACCAATCACACGTTTGTATAAAGCATGGGCTATACAGCATAAGTAGCCAATCTCTTGTAAAGCTATATTACGTAGCAGTTTTATAGCATTACCTTTTTACAaggaggttttatttagaattacatGTTCTATTTAAGTTTCTGATATTAACTAATAGCTGAATACATTCAGTAaaatagcctttaaagggacagtctacaccatagaattgttattgttttaagatagctaatccctttattacccattccctagttttgcataaccaacacggttatattaatatgctttttacctctgtgattaccttgtatcttatcatctgcaaactgcccccttatttcagttcttttgacagacttgcattttagccaatcagtgctggctcataggaactccacgtgcgtgagcacagtgttatctatatgacacacatgaaccaacaccctctagtggtgaaaaactgttaaaatgccctgagagaagaggtggcctttaagggcttagaaaatagcatttgaacctcctaggtttagctttcaactaagaatatcaagaaaacaaggcaaaattggtgataaaagtaaatttgaaaattgtttaatatacattctctatctgaatcatgatttttttttttttggactagactgtccctttaactcttgtactTATGTAGCACCATCTTTATTATTTTTGCTTTCATTTGTAGTTTGGCCTAAGAGTTTGTCTAGCGCAAGccctttttgttctctttgtattaatagcacatttttATTGATATAATCACGGCACCCACATGAATACTAAAGTCTCCATAGTGTAGGCCATGTGTCTAGTAGCGTAGATGTTACCGGCTGCTCGTCACATCCGTAGTTCTGCACTTCAGCAGCAGCAGATGATTGCACGTGTGTTGTTGTTCCCGTCTGCACCAGGAGtaacaatttatttatataatcacgGCACCCACATGAATACTAGAGTCTACATAGTGTGTTGTTGTTCCCGTCTGTACCAGGAGTAACAATTTATTTGCTTTCATATTAGGTGGCTTTTGCAGAGCGCCAGGCAGAAATGATGAAGTCTGAGAAGTTTGACACCAGCTGCAACGCCAAGATCAGCTGGACCGAGACTCTATTTGGTGAGTTTGACAGATTGGGAATAGGGCAGAGATGATGGTTGGTGCCACTTGGTCCTAACAGGTTTTCTGTACCTCTCTTCCTCTTTCCCTGGACAGCTAAGTATTGATGCTTGGCACATGCATTACACAGAGTCCGGTCTCCACACTTCCCCTGGGGGAcacccaaaaattgtatttcttgattcagatagagcagcaattttaaacaactttacagtgtacttctattatctaatgtacttcattctcttggtatcctttgttgaaaaagcaccaatgcacgactgggagctagtcAACGCACTgtgtgagccaatagcatgaggcgtatatgcacagccaccaatcggcagctcctgagtctacctacttatccctttcaacaagggataccaagacaactaaacaaattggataatagaaataaattggaaagttgtttaaatatcacgttctatcggaatcatgaaaggaaaaaattgctcttcatgtccctttttttgaaccgaataattagataaatgcagCGTAGTTCCACACAGAATACATTACATGTTACAGACAAGAGGTACAAAGGTATGCAACAAGTATGCCCCATGATGACACACGAGGAAGTAATGTCCACCCTATAGGAGGTCAACTTCAGTAAAGGAGACCATCTTGGGgcctcatttttacatttttaatataagtTTTAGGGAATTCTAGGTCTATTAAATATACAATGTGCACCCCACATCATTTGAAGCCACTTATGAACTTCCAGGCACATAAATGTAACTCAATAGGAGGGATATTATTTAAGAGTTAAATACACTTCTATAATAAATGACACATTAACAAGACTTTTAGGAATCTATTAAACTGTATAATATTTGTCCATACCTAACTACTAGGCATTAAAGCAAATAAAACGTACAGGTCTCacatggggggggtggggggggataTTCTCTTGCAGAAGCTTGCAGTTACTACCGAGTTACAGCAGGCGTTTAAAGATACCTGGGGGGTTAATTGAATGGGCCGAGGCCACAAAGTAGACTCCGGTATACTCAGTCTGCCAGATAGCATAACACACGGCTCATGTGACACAGAACCCTCTCACAACTTAAACTCTTGAGGTCTGGGGACACTTTGGATCCAACAGGAGTAAAATAAGAAGAAATTCTCTTATGAGCCGGAGCAGCTCTGAATATTGCGACCTAAGATGGCcactgcccggaagtccccctcatgttccttttaaagtgaatgtaaattttgatgctaaagtgcctggtttttaaaaatttgattaaagacaggggcactttaattcataaaaatttacatttcactcctgttgtgaaaaaaatccttaccttttaatcttcacagcagctccagcttcttccggtcgttgcaagccatttctgatgtcagcaATGATGGAtatgtcatcctccaatcacggcttccccccgggggaatcagtgactgattcaacgctgtgattggaggaagccggattcctcattttagacccaggaagaggctttgcaacgggtggaggaagctggagctgctgtgaagattaaaaggtaagttgtttgttttcacaacaggagtgaaaagtaaattttgatgaattaaagtgcccctgtttttaattgaatttttaaaaaccgggcactttagcatcaaaatttccaTTCACTTTAAGAATAACATTCTGGTATTTCCTATTCCCTCAAGCACAGAGCCAAATCCGATCTCACATCCAGATCAGATTTCTTATCTccaaataaattaaccccttaaggaccaaggacgtacagggtacctcCTACAAAAACTGTCCCTTAATCACTAAGGAcgaacgtaccctgtatgtcctcagggttttcaatCGCTGTAAGccatcgtgatcgcttccagccgctttcatgtaattgcagtgatgcctcaatattgagacatcctgcaataacgttttaggcatttgatgcagagagagccactgtgGCGCGCATGCACCCTACATTCAGtgaacacagggagagagagagggggaaaatgtTGGGGGAGGgtgggtgggcagctacactacagaaattggggttttatttatttttttgacaaaaAAGGACAAATTttgtagtaaactgggtactggcagacagctgccagtacctaagatggctgccaaTAGGTCGAGGGTGGAggcttagagaactgtttggggggggggatcagggaggttggggggtaattgGGGAttcaaaaaaacatttctttaaaaaaataaaaacacacctttatttttatactgacggtgacaattgtgaggtgggggagggaagagagctgtatgAGAGGGGTCAGGGActgcgatgtgtcaggtgggaggctgatctctacactaaagctaaaattaaccctacaagctacctaattaaccccttaactgctgggcataatacaagtgtggtgtgcagcggcatttagcggccttctaattaccaaaaagcaacaccaaagccatataagtcttctatttctgaacaaaggggatcccagagaagcatttacaaccatttgtgccataattgcacaagctgtttgtaaataattttagcgaGAAagcttaagtttgtgaaaaagttaacgtttttttttttttttatttgatcgcatttggcagtgaaatggtggcatgaaatataccaaaatgggcctagatcaatactttgggttgtctactaaaatatatatatatatacatggacagatatcagggttacaatgtaactagcgctaatttaaaaaaaaaaatggtttggaaatagcaaagtgctatttgtacttattgccctataacttgccaaaaaaaagcaaagaacatgtaaacattgggtatttctaaactcaggacaaaatttagaaactatttagcatgggtgtttttggtggttgtagatgtgtaacagattttgggggtcaaagttaaaaaaagtgtgtttttttccatttttttttttttttatcatattttatatatttttatagtaaattataagatatgatgaaaataatggtatctttagaaagtcaatttaatggtgaggaaaaacgttatataatatgtgtgggtacagtaattgagtaagaggaaaattacagctaaacacaaacaccacagaaatgtaaaaatagccttggtccttaagggtaagaacattgaaaaatggtctggtcactaagggtttAATTTTACCCAAACCTGAGCAATCTGTAAAGCTTAGCGGAGAAGAGAAGTGAGATTTTAGGACCTTCCTTTAGAGCTGGTCGGATCTCACCATTTCTTTATTATGTTTAAACAATGGATAAGATAGGGCAGAAATGCCCATGTGATTTGTTCAGAATCTTTATGCCTCAGAGTTACCAAAGCAAGTGGTCCTCCGCTTCTTATACATATTCTAATGTCAAAAGTATGTGTACACCTGACCATCACTCCTATATGAGCTTGCTGGAATCCTATTTCAAAGCCATGGGCAATAATATGgagtccaccccccccccccccttctggatCACCTGCTACTCTTCTGGGATTTGTTTCCACAAGATTTTTTAGTGTCTGTGAGAATTTGTGCTTATTCAACCAATAAAGCATTAGAGAGCTCAGGAATGGATGTACAAAATGTTCTGGCTTGCAATCTGCATTACAGTTCATCACAAAGGTGTTAAATTGGTGCAGACCACTAGTCCCTACACACAAACCATGTCTTTATGGACCTTAGTGCACAGGGCCACAATCAAGCTGGAACAGGAACGGTCTTTACCAAACCATTGCCAGATACAAACTAATGGGCTTAGCCCAAACACTGAAAGCAGCCCCAGACCATTGTCTCTCCTCCACCAACCTTTGCAGACTGCCATCACCTTGATTCTTCCGTTAACTGGCAGATATTGCAGTGTGATTCATCATTCTAGAGAACGCATTTTTacttctccagagtccagtggcaatgcacatgttaatgtgaggcttgtgtagtttctcagccatggaaacccatttcatgaagcgtCCGACTCAGTTCTtgggctgatgttgcttccagagtcagtttggaactctgtagagaGTAATGCAACAAATAATAAGTACATTTTTTATGTACTTAAGCACTTGGCGGCTCTGCAAGTTTGCCTGGTCTACTCTACCAAAATGCAAAGTAAGTAATACTTGCGGACTCTCTATTTTA
This portion of the Bombina bombina isolate aBomBom1 chromosome 10, aBomBom1.pri, whole genome shotgun sequence genome encodes:
- the CLCC1 gene encoding chloride channel CLIC-like protein 1, with the translated sequence MLPVMLLAVCLGAAGGDYLEDDWIDPTDMLNYDASSGKMRNRQQAQVEQPVVIDDVQQVAQSVCLAQREECEKTVEHLKQEISQYQVKEKSKTAHVSSSPVFKRYLRRILSEVEHLGLPDESQPEVHYDAELILTRQMLAEIQRFLEDADWTVGALDDALSKTFVQLKQHDSEAWRWKFEDYVGVEPFTAFMALLCVLCIVVLIATELWTHVGWVTQIVRLFTLCIFISFGMNWMYLYKVAFAERQAEMMKSEKFDTSCNAKISWTETLFGYLKSAVVFENDPCKEYYKAFMVNPALMVPPTKALALTFTDFITEPLKHIGKGIGEFMKALLSEIPVLLQIPVLIFLVAALLIFCYGTGRTVGQFHYLQRPQRDQPPAVDFQRTNNAGYIEDVNRQPPRQQGNQYQLEQRPHGAGDAPRAINQSPETIQPMDVIDNGRKQNSVADVSCGPMVKVAQTIITERKEKLNEEPNTMTQEKNCPNEEESEGQTCNVDTQSTESPKASQPRSSEQNTPEVTDVSSSPAT